The following proteins are co-located in the Heliorestis convoluta genome:
- a CDS encoding TRAP transporter large permease — MSLVTVSLLGLGALFLLMMLRMPIAFAMFIVGFVGLLVVVSPAAAFTVLTSDLWNQLSSYTLSVIPLYILMGEILFRTGVTRSLFETAYTWMGHLKGGMAAAVVMASAGFAAICGSNSASAAAMCTIALPELKKIKYNDSLSTGAVAAGGTLGIIIPPSTVLIIIALQTEQSVRQLFVASVIPGILLMLLFLGTVFYLCHRNPSMGPTGPKATLQERLASLPGLLPTLLLFTFVIGGLFLGWFTPTESGAFGALGAMIIAMAMKSLTLDNLREALYSTIKSSTMVITLIIGALLFGRFLAITRLPYEIAEFVNTLDVMPFVVLAVILAIYLIGGSLMDALGFLIISIPIFYPTIISLGYDPLWFAVVLCIVTSAGAITPPVGVNAFVVKGLAPAVPMMSIFKGSSIFLVSYLILLAILIAFPQIVTFAVK, encoded by the coding sequence ATGAGTTTGGTAACGGTATCTTTGCTTGGCTTGGGTGCGCTTTTTTTACTAATGATGTTAAGAATGCCTATTGCCTTCGCTATGTTTATAGTAGGATTTGTGGGTTTGTTGGTCGTCGTTTCTCCAGCGGCTGCTTTTACGGTTTTAACGTCAGATCTTTGGAATCAATTATCTAGCTATACGTTAAGCGTAATTCCTCTATACATATTAATGGGCGAAATACTTTTTCGGACAGGCGTAACCCGTAGTCTCTTTGAAACGGCCTATACATGGATGGGACACTTAAAAGGGGGTATGGCCGCTGCTGTGGTCATGGCAAGTGCAGGATTTGCCGCAATTTGCGGTTCTAATTCAGCCTCCGCTGCAGCGATGTGTACGATTGCGCTACCAGAATTAAAAAAGATTAAATATAACGATTCCTTAAGCACAGGAGCTGTTGCCGCAGGAGGGACGCTCGGCATCATTATTCCGCCGAGTACGGTCTTAATCATTATTGCTTTGCAGACAGAACAGTCCGTGAGGCAATTGTTCGTTGCTAGTGTAATCCCTGGCATTCTCTTAATGCTGCTATTTTTGGGTACTGTTTTTTATCTCTGTCATCGCAATCCTAGCATGGGCCCTACGGGACCTAAAGCAACGTTACAAGAGAGATTGGCCTCTTTGCCCGGATTGCTACCTACATTGCTACTTTTTACATTTGTTATTGGCGGGCTTTTTCTAGGCTGGTTCACACCGACTGAATCAGGTGCTTTCGGGGCCCTTGGAGCCATGATCATTGCAATGGCAATGAAGAGTTTAACCCTTGATAACCTGAGAGAGGCACTATATAGCACCATAAAATCATCAACAATGGTTATAACGTTGATCATAGGCGCCTTGTTATTTGGTCGTTTTCTAGCAATTACTCGGTTGCCCTATGAAATTGCTGAATTTGTCAACACACTTGACGTTATGCCCTTCGTTGTCTTAGCGGTGATTTTAGCAATATACTTGATTGGCGGCTCTTTAATGGACGCTCTTGGGTTTTTAATCATTTCGATCCCTATTTTTTACCCTACTATTATATCGCTTGGCTACGATCCCCTATGGTTTGCCGTCGTTTTATGCATTGTAACCAGTGCTGGGGCGATTACTCCTCCTGTTGGGGTTAATGCTTTTGTTGTAAAAGGATTAGCACCTGCTGTACCTATGATGTCTATTTTTAAGGGATCTTCGATTTTTCTCGTTAGCTATTTGATACTTCTTGCTATACTGATTGCATTTCCTCAGATTGTTACTTTTGCGGTGAAGTAG
- a CDS encoding TRAP transporter small permease has protein sequence MRQETMSHGRSMKNRIVDRLDRTSYLLNHGLAFLAGSCLLLMMALVVGNAVMRFFGAPILGTTEIVGWLTALSIALGLGYTQITRGYVEINALVERFPPLLKKILHKAVLVTSMLFFALVSWQLVLYGLTVKQNGNLSETLWIPFYPLIFLIALGFAGLTFAIFVDFFKQLVGDARK, from the coding sequence TTGCGTCAAGAAACAATGAGCCATGGAAGAAGCATGAAGAATAGAATTGTTGATCGATTGGATAGGACAAGCTATCTGCTAAATCATGGTCTTGCCTTTTTGGCGGGATCCTGCTTGTTGTTGATGATGGCCTTGGTCGTAGGCAATGCAGTTATGCGCTTCTTTGGAGCGCCCATTCTTGGAACGACTGAAATTGTCGGATGGCTTACAGCCCTATCGATTGCTTTAGGACTCGGTTATACGCAGATCACTCGTGGCTATGTTGAAATCAATGCTTTGGTTGAAAGATTCCCTCCCTTGTTGAAGAAAATTTTGCATAAGGCTGTTCTTGTTACGAGCATGCTCTTTTTTGCTCTTGTTTCTTGGCAGCTAGTTCTATATGGTCTTACAGTAAAGCAAAATGGCAACCTTTCCGAAACTTTATGGATACCTTTTTATCCACTTATATTTCTTATTGCGCTAGGATTCGCTGGTTTGACCTTTGCTATTTTTGTAGATTTTTTTAAGCAGTTAGTGGGTGATGCCCGAAAATGA